The sequence gtCAAAAAGAAACAATACAGAATTGATATGTTTGGGCAGGTAGGAGATTCAAAGAGGCGAGAGAGTTAAGGAAAGTGTGATGAGTCCCGTTTAGTTGCCTGATTTGTACCGTTATTAAACAGTAGGACCTAATAGTTGCAATTCGGTGTATATCTTTCATTTTCTTGCTAATTAGTTGGAATCTTGTGCATACTTGAAAATGCGAcgttagagcatgtttatcccagaaacccaaatgggtctcttaatttttttttaatagtatttttggAGTTAATTTTGGCAAGAGACATGATTAAGAACCTTGACACTTTTTCCCCCTCCATTGCAAGTCTCTTATTTTgggtttctttaaaaaaaattgtaataatttttttttataattttttttattacataaaacataataaaaggaaaacatttttaacatagatttttaaattcaaacatgaaacaaagATTTGTAGAGTAAACggaaattatttaaaagaagCATCCGAGCTCAGTTGTTGTTTTCATCACATCCAAATTTAAACCATACATGTTCAACTAAATCATTTTTCAGTTGCTGATGCATCTGTCGATCATGAATTCTAGTTCGACCACCCATCATATTAgcgatatttgtagggatatctgtagaatacgtgagatccACATAAGAACTTCCTTGGTCTTCTTCTTGTTGGAACCCAGAGACATCACATAGATCGTATCCATCTCGCTCGTCTTCAAcgatcatattatggagtatgatacatgctcgcattatctttccaattttgactttatcccaaaaaagggctggatttttaacaatggcgaagcgagcttgcaagactccaaaagcacgctcgacatcctttcggacagcttcttgacgctgagcaaataaaactgctttcggcccttgtggtagtggaatagattggataaaagttgctcatttcggataaatgccatcggtgagatagtaagtcAAATGATATTCTCTTCCGTTGACATAGTAAGTGACTTCCGGGGCATGACCCCTTATaatatcatcaaaaacaggtgagcgatcaagaacattgatatcgtttaatgtacctggaggtccaaaaaacgcgtgccatatccatagatcatatgaagcaaccgcctctaaaacgatcGTTGGTTTTCCggaaccacgagaatattgccctttccaagcggtgggacaattcttccactcccaatgcatacagtcgatgcttcctatcatcccgggaaatccacgataCTCTCCCATATTAAGTAGACGctgaagatcagccggtgttggtcttctaAGGTATTCAGTGCCGAATAAATTGATTATTCCTTCTACAAAATTCTCCAAACATAACCGAGTTGTAGTTTCACCGAGCCGAaggtattcgtcgaccgtaTCAGCCGCAGTACCATATGCCAAGACACGAATAGCCGCTGAACATTTTTGGAGTGAAGAGAGACCAAGCATCCCTAGACCATCTTCCCTTTGACGAAAGTATTCAACTTcattggagagtcgatcaacaatacgcatgaacaatggcttgttcattctaaatcgtcGACGGAAAAGATTTGGAGGATATGTcggagtttcactgaaataatcattccataaacgttGATGGCCTGcttcacgatttctttcgatataaattcgttttttccTTCTCTTCCTTGCTTCCTCTTGATCAACGTGTTGCATGCAAAGATTTTCCAaagtttgatcaaaatattgatcaaaacatTGATCAAAACTTTCATCATCTACTTCCTCTAAATTGTTATTAGATGAAGATGCCATAGATGATTTGGTGATGATTTGGTGATGAGTTGGCGTTTGTAATGACTTTGTGAAAACAAAAGACGAGTTGGTGAATTGAGTTGAGACGAGAAGTGAAGAAGTGAGGCGAGATGAGATGAAATGAGAAGTAATATGAGATGAAATGAGTTTGGTGGCTTTATAATACAAGAAGTGATCAATACAAGACCCGTGATCATATAATACAAAACTATGTACAACACACATGCATAATACATTCAAGACGTGTGAATTTACAACACACGTGATCAACCCACATGCATAATACATACAAGACCCGCGAATTTACAACACCCGTGATCACCCGTTACAAAACGCCAACACCCATGACCTGACACAACCGAGTACATCTCAGTCTAGCTACTCCGTGACATGAAAGACCCGTGACCTGACCAAACACCCGTGAATCTTCAACTGAATACGGTAGCGGGAACACTCATTACTACCAATGCCACGTATTTTGTTCGTTTTAAACCAACATGGTACGTGGCTTTGATGGTAATGATTAGTCCCATTACCTTATTGTCTTCTTCACCCGTGACCTTACCTGAGACAATGACATAGAACATGTATCAAGTTAGAACACAAGAAAACGTTACCAAGAACACTCATGAAAGCATTAACATGAAAACATGAAAATTCATTAAGCCGAGAAACATGAAAGCATTTTAACAACATGAAAATCCAACAACCCAAGAAACATTAACCAAGAAAAACACTTAGAGGTTAAACCCAAACTAAGACCGAGACAGACACTTAAAGCTTAAACTGAGACTAAGACCGAGACCACTTAAACTAAAATCACATCAACTCATTTACGAGCTTCCTCTTCAAAGCTTCCACATAATCAGCTAGAGGCACTTGTTTTGAAACAAGACTCTCAAGTAGCTTCATCTTGGAGACCTTTTCGTTCATTGTCGAGACCTTTTCCTTCATTGCCAAATCCTTTTTCTTGATGCTCCACATTGTTTGCAAGGCAGAGAGCGCCTTCACATCACCCATCGGCGTCTTACCTCGCGCTTTTGCTGCCTTGACACCTAGGGGACGGATGGTTCCTTCAACATCATCAGCTTGAGAGCATGCTGAATCAAAACCATCTtcaccttttctttttttggagcTTCCGTCATTTTTAACCGTGGAGAGCTCACACCACTTCTGGTCATTGCGGAGCTCTTTCCACGCGTGTTCAAGCGTGAACTTCTTCTTATACGAGTTGTAAAAAATTTCATGGGCAactttgagaacatcattctCGTTTTGCCCACTACTCTTCTCTCTGACTGCAGCCTCGTAAGCACCACATAACTTACACACTAAATCGTTTAGTTTGTGCCAACGCTGCTTGCATTGCGTGGACCCTCTTTTCTCACACCCAGCCAGCTTGGGACTCGCCGAGAAGTACGCTGCTATGCGTTTCCAGAAGGAGTCAGAGCGTTGCTCATTCCCGACCACGGGGTCTTTACTCGTGTTTAGCCACGAGCTTATGAGAACGACATCGTCTGTTGGTGTCCACATCTTTCTTGTTGTACGCGCTGCAGGACTTTCTTCTTCGAAGTTTGAACCTTCTGAAGCTTGCGTCCCAAAGAGAGGAATAGATGAAGATTCTAAACCAATGGAAGATTCTTGTTGACTTTGAAGAAGATCAACAAAATTGGTAGATAGATATGGATTGGAATCCATATCTGAATGTTGATGAGAATAGAGATGGAAGTTATGATTACAAagcaagaagagaagagaggcgAGTTTATGAGGTTCAAAAGTAAGAGAAGAAACGAAGGAAtttaaagaaaagagaaagaaaggaaCATTTGAGAACGCTGAGATAAGAGGCATTGATCACACCCACAACCAATTTGAGTAGACATATATCTAATTCATTTAACACACTTAAACACTTAAACCAGCTTCACAACCACAATTCTTAAATCACACCTAACAGAACATAGTTTCCTAGCTAACCATTAATCACACAACAAACAGAAGCAATTCATAATCAACCGCAACCATAAACGTACACTGACCATCTCATTAATTGCCAAGATTTAATTCATCACAGACGCTAACTCAATTCTACTCTATTAAACTCTATGCAACTCTATTCAACCATAAACGTACACTAACCTTGCTTTGAAATTGAAGTCCTTTGATCGATGAACCTTCCCCGTGTCTCTTTCCAAGCAACAAAAAACGTCTTTGATCCTCTCCATCTCACAACGGCAAACACAGAAACAAAAGTTTTTATCAACAGACTGaaacaaaatctaaattaaTAAACTACCACCAAGCATATCACAATTAATCCAACACAACAAACCAATCAATCTACATACGATATCGAACTGAACAAACCAATCAATATCGTTACAGAAGAACCACAATCTCAGACATCATTTGTTCAAAAACATGAATCAGAAACTTTACCTTTTGATCAGAGGAGAGCCACCGCAGAGAGCTCCGTCGCCGTCGTAGAGAGCCATCGCAAAACAGAATCAAACCgacaaaacaaatcaaacatGAGATCAGAACAAGAAGCAGCCTTATCAAAGACATGCATGAaagaagaacacaagaacaaatGATTACCTTTCGATTCGAGTCAAGGCGGAGAGAGATTGAGACGCGGCGTCGTcgaggagagggagagagaaggGTTCTCGTcgaggagagggagagagacgaGGTGTCGTcgaggtgagagagagagacgcggAGTCGTCGAGTGATCAGCGATTGATTCCGCTTGATTCCGTCAAGAAGAGGGTGAGATACGACGAGTACACCGACAGCACCGCCGATTGATTCCGTCGACGAGAGAACACCGCTTGATTCCGTCGACTCGacgcaagagagagagagagcacgAGAGAGAGAAGCGGAGTCGACGATGAATGACCAAACGAAAGGTTTAGTTTCGTCTCGGGAGAGAAATGCCATCAATGCGTGACAAGTGTTAAGAAGAGACGCCTCTTCAATGCTCCATTTAAGGGACGTCTTCACCTTAATtacatatttatcttttatttttaatcctaaaaacactaaaaccccCCCCTTAAAGACCCCGATAATCCTGCTCTTAAGGGAAAAAAAAGTAGTTGGAAAAATGGGTTTTATCTTTTTACACATTTGGTACTTGTTTTCAgcttatattaattttttaaataatatttctttgtaATAACATATGGTGAGctgaataaacttttttttgaactgaataaatttttttgagaattaaattaaaagaaCTGATTAAACTTTTTTgagatttaaattaaatttactgaatattttttttttgagaattaaattaaatttactgAATATACTCTGTTTTCACTTTTGACTGATGATTCAAGATAAGCAAAGTCAACATATCATATATCTTTTCCAAAAGGAAGGATACGAAGCGAGGATTTTTACAGAACTGCAAATTCTTATGGAGAAACAAACCTCTGCTGCTTaagtcaaagaaaaaaaacttctgCTGCGGAAAATGATTAACGTCATGAATGACGGGTATGTTCCTTCCTGCTTGCGATGTAGCATACATTTATGataattttgtattgtttatgttttagttattttgaTAATTGTCCATTTTTGATATCTATTTGACGAATTTAACTACGTATttaccaagaaaaaaaattaaccaaaaaaatttaactacGTAGAAAATTGTAGTATTTGGTGTTCACAGAGAATTAGCGAATTCTTTACGTTATCATTTTTCCTACAGATCACCCCATTTTGTAGATAATTGGACTAAACACACGAATATTTCCAACAAAGAAACTAAAACATATTTGCTggaaaccaaacaaaccaattttttttttttttttttttttttttttttgataatccaggggttCCCCACTTACGTGGATCATTCTACTGGGCCCGGTTAGAcagcggtccacttcacccgGAAGGGCTTTACTTGGGTTGGGGACAAGGCCCAACACCCAGTACCGCATTTGGTGACAGAATGGGCAGTTCGCCTCCGTCTGGCGTCGAACCCGTGAGCATGACAATTGGCCCACAGGGTCCTTACCAAGTGAGCTACCTCATCCCGTCAAATACTCAGATAGCAAACCAATTTTCTTGAACATTACATAATTAAGTTAGGCCTGAAAAATTTACCCCAAACtgaaaaaccaaaccatatcaaATCAAAAATCTCTAGTTTGAAACTGAATTAGTTAAGAGAAACACACAAATATATTCTAGTTTAATAATTGTGAATATTTGTATCGAACCAATACGAATCAGAAAACAAATGGTTATATCGTAAATGTACAGGTGCGTTCCTGAGATGTTGGAGGCCTAAAACAATTTAATGAgagttttctaaattttttttttataaattctgaacatttttctatgtaatttttttaaaaaaatttaggagCCTTAAACTGATGTTTCAATTTGCTGTACTCAGGACCACCCCTGTACATGTATTaacaaaaaggaaactaatTGTAATTTTGTATACACACACACTCACTTTTTTCCCGGTTCGTATTCACACTAACCACGACTGGGTCAAAAGGATATACAATGTGCACGTTTTGGTAGAACGTTTGACAGCATTGATGACATATACTCATAAACTACTACTTTTCAATGGTAAATATTGACTACCAAATTAAATGTATTGTATGGATCTTTgttcatttctctctctctctctctctctcttatattTCCAAAACCAATATGTCTCTTGACTATTTTGAGCACCAAATTTCAGCCTATGGTTTTATCCTACTGTAAAATTAGATAGAAAGTTTATGTCCTCCTTTTCAGTGTCTATAGTCAAGGGTAAAAACACTTGCACAATTATACAGACTGTTCTTGAATGGTAACGTTAGTAACTGCGGTTTTCAAGAAACGTTATTGCAGTCTAATTTCACCAATCAACTTTTTTGCAATTGACGTTTTtaggaaaaaatagaaatatgagTTTGCGTTTTTCAAGACATGAATTAGTGAACAAAAACACACTTGTTTGCTGAACTTCCAATCATTATGTAACGGTTTACTTCAAAATTCAAATCCGCTTGCAGAGTAAAACATACTTCCtctgttttatattaaatatcgttgtaaagaaatttttttgttacaaaaagtattattttcgactttcaatgcaaaatttattaatttgattcagaaaattatttttatattggttaaaaatatgatataggTATGTGTGCACAAACTCAAAACTAATTGTTTTCTTAGTATGTGTGCATAAACTCAAAACAACACTTAACGGAggggataatttttttttatcttttactatcttttatcaatatataatattttaatagtatcatattattttagtaatagtTATATAGTGAGTAAATAAGTTACTTTAAAAGTgttattttatacaattttttacattattatttttctcatattttaaaataaattgttgtaacaaaaatatatttataagaaaatttataaaaccaaaattattttaaaaaatacctAAAACTGAATTACTTTCAATGATTAGAATATTTCAtctaaaatatcataaatatcGAGACAATTTATAACTCGGACGGAAAaacataattgttaaatataaatttaacggAAGTACATATttgttacaaatatttataataatttatctatctttatataagaaaatttcttTATTGAACTGGAAATtgaatagatatttaaatatctacagttcaatttatatatctaaaatagaCATATTTACTGTATTGGAAAACAAACTTATTGTGGGATCGGTCAaggaaaattgccacaaatagcacattcatagtatcacttttcatgtttacactaaccatttttaccttcacttttaatgaaggataaaagacaattatacccttagcattaactaatctagatttagggtttagagttgagagtgaggtagggtttttggaatgtgaaatttaagattctaataaatatataaataaatacttaaaaaatatataaaaaatttttaaaaatagtttcaaacataattttcgtttttcaaaaagaaatctgaaataaaaaataaaaaaattcgaaaaactaaaaaaaaaaatttatagaaaagttTGAAtgtgaaaaagtataattcgaaaatataaaaaaaatgtaacttttttttatttaaataataatttattatatatataaataacaagggcatacgagtcttttgccacttaatgaagaatgtacttttgaaaatgtctccttaatggttgtaaaaatgaaaattgttatcatgaaagtggtaaacatgtaatttctccATCGGTCAAACCCTGACTCGTTTTTATCTACTTTTTAATTGTGTTACAAATAAGATCTAAGTAAAACCGTCCAAACCAGTTTAAAATGGTCAAtgtatttttctcattttaatattaatacctatctaaatgtttttattttactttatttgttaatataatcaaataattaaaattcttAAAGCGGTTTAtgtattttcctatttttatattcaaaatatcttAACTGAATCAAGAAACAGATGAATGCAAAAATAaccaatatattatttatatatctaaaaatattatttatttttatttaaaatgagttttagtatttaaatttataataacataaatattaggaAATTAACACtacacaaaattaatttttattaacgtatgaatatgtttattttacattaattttcTTATCAAAACCACATTACTTTCTATCAAAAACCGCACTATTTTTTTGTACACCTAACTATATTTTCCTATACACCTAACTATATTTTCACCAATTAAAAATTAACtagaaaatattgtaaataaattttgaattgaatttttaaaacgacagTTACTTTGAGacgaaaatttattttataacgaCAATTAAACTGAAACGAAGAGAGTAATTTGGAACTTTGACATATAGGTACTGCATAAATTGACCAAtggttatttaatattataattgaaaactaaatatatttttttgtgtaaattgttgtttttctgttcttcttggacgttttaatgtttttgtaaaACGTTAGTCCTTTATTGATGTGTAGTCCATAAAGTCGTCTGCGCAATTTCGGAGTTGTTACGAGTTTTAGTGAATTTGGACGGTaactaataattaattttttatttgtaattcaataattatatttttactacAGTATTAATTAATTAGTGGAGTGTTTGACGGAATGAATAAGTTTGGAATTTCTTCGTCTATAGTGTACTgctaattttttgtattttccacAGTGTAGTACTATACCGTTActttaagaatataataaaatcgatgacaaaaacaaagaatataataaaatcaaTCCGACTCTTTGAGAAACTCAAAAAACTACAAACGATCTCCAAACAAAAGAGCAAAGACCGATTCGAACCGAAATATAATATTGTGTACattgttttcttttcaaatataatattataataaaccgattcgaaccgaaaatagAATTTTGGGGGAACCAGACCATGGAACCGCAACAACTATTAAGGAGGACAAAACGTGCAACACACTGGACAAAATACAACCACACGCGCAAATTCCTTCCAAATCGTTGGTCCTAAAACTGAGATCAACGCAAACTTGACATTAACTATAACCGATAGACATGGCTTAATTGATTTCTTTGATGCACAGTAAAAAACATTAGTGAAACTTCTTAACCCACATAAACCAGAAGTTAATCGTCTTAGTGGTAAGAAAGATAATCCTTGTAAGTTTATAGAATTGCTTGATCTTATTCATGAATATACAAACGTATTTATACAACTTCCTTAACCGACTTGGTTAGGATAAACATCTCAACTAACTTCATATTTATCTCTCACAATACTTGTACTTATCTCTTAACTGATTCTATCATTATCTCCtccaatactccccctcaagttgggAAGGTGAAGGTTTCGAACTCCCAACTTGACCAACAAGTACTCAAACTGCGCACGACCAAGTGCCTTTGTCAAAACATCTGCTAGTTGCTCAGTGGTTCTTACATGAACCGTCTCCAACAGTCCTTCTTGTATCGCATCTCTCACTTGATGACAATCAGATTCAATATGTTtagttctttcatggaacaccggaTTGGCTGCTATATGCAATGCTGACTTGCTATCACAGAACAGCTTGGATGGTTTGCGCTGTGGAGCTCCTAAGTCACGTAACAGTCTCCTAAGCCACTTCACTTCTCTTGTTGCCTGCGCCATCGACCGGTACTCAGACTCAGCCGACGAATGTGACACTACTCCCTGCTTCTTAGTCTTCCACGATACCGGTGACTCACCAACAAGTGCCACATACGCACTCAAAGATCGTCTCGTAACAGGGCATGCTGACCAATCCGCGTCGCAGTATACAGACAAACTCGTATCCACTTGAGATCCCAACAGTATACCTTGACCAGCAGTTCCTTTTAAGTATCTTACGACTCTCATAGCAGCACTCCACTGCATCTCACGAGGCTTTTGCATGAACTGTGATAAGATATGTACTGCATACGATATGTCTGGTCGTGTAATTGATAGATAAATCAAGCGACCAACTAACCTCCTGTACTTCTCTGCATCTCGTAAAAACGGACTCAAGTCCAACGCCAACTTGTGCTGTATCTCCATCGGTGTAGCAGCCGGTTTCGAACCAAGCAATCCAGTGTCTGCAACCAAGTCCAGAGTATACTTTCTTTGCGTGAGCAAGAATCCTTCAGCACCACGTCCAACTTCTATTCCAAggaaatattttagtttccccaGGTCCTTCATATGAAAGCATTTTCCTAAATGATCTTTGAACTTGGTTAAAAATTCGACATCATTCCCACAAATGAGTAAATCATCCACGTATATGAGTACCCTAAGCTCCACGTTTCCCTTCGAATACATAAACAGAGAGTAGTCTGCGTAAGAATGGTGAAACCCGAAGCCTTTAAGTGCATCTGTGAGTTTCTGGAACCAGCATCGAGGAGCTTGTCTCAGCCCATATATCGCCTTATGCAACCTACAAACTTTGTTTGGTCCCGACGCCTGAAACCCTTGCGGAAGCTTCATATAAACCTCTTCTTTGAGATCTCCATGCAAGAACGCATTGTGCACATCCATTTGATGTACAATCCATCCTTTCCCTGCTATTATTCTCAACAAACATCTCACAGTCGTCATCTTCGCTACCGGAGCAAATGTCTCCTTGAAGTCTCTACCTTTCACTTGCCGATTACCTAGAGCCACTAAACGAGATTTTGGTCTCTCCATACTCCCATCAGCATTGTATTTGAATTTGTAGATCCACATGTTGCCTATGGCTCTCTTCCCAGGAGGCAAATCCACAATACTGAATGTCTTGTTAACCTCAAACGCCTTGATCTCACTCTGCATTGAGTCACGCCATATCTCTTGCTGCATAGCTTCTTTGTAGCTTCTTGGCTCTTCTCCATTTGTTATTGCAGCTAGAAAAGCTTTATGTGCAGGGGAAAATTTATCATCAGATATATAGTTTGTAATAGGATACGGCGTGTTACCTTGGACTGTCAACGTTGACTCTGACTTTGGAACAGAAGCAGTGTTGAGATCGTGATGGGGTTCTTCTTTGAGACAACGCGCGTTGTAGTTGACATAATCTCGCAGCCTCGTTGAAGGTTTCTTGTCTCTACACCCCCTACCCATCATGGGTTCAACTACTTCAGTTGATACTTCCTCAGCTTTGTCTTTTTCCATTCCTATCTCTTTTCCACCGTCACTTTGCTCTGTCCTCTCACTCTGTTCTCTAGGCACATTCTGTTCAGTAACCACCGGAGTGCTAATGTCCCCTCCAGAGACTTGCACACTCGTTGTAGGCACACTCACACCCACATTAATGATCCAATCATCATCTGGACTACCCGTTACTTCTCTAATCTCCACGCACTTTTCTGTTTCTTGTGAAAAAGGAAACACATCCTCAACAAAGCTTATGTCTCTGGATACCACAAATTCATTTATTTCCATGTCATACACCCTCCAGGCCTTCTTCCCAAATGGGTAGCCTACAAACACGCATCTCCTACTCCTTGCGCCAAACTTGTCTTTGTTCCTATCTCGCCTATGTACATGACACAGCGAGCCAAACACACGCAAGGAACCATAATCTGGCTTAACTCCGAACAAAACTTCATGCGGTGATctgtttttcaaaatctttgtTGGCGTCATGTTGATCACGTGTGTCGCCGTTGTTACAGCTTCTCCCCAAAATTTCACAGGCATGTGTGACTGAAACAACAATGCCCTTGCAACATTCAAGATGTGTCTGTGCTTTCTCTCCACACGCCCATTTTGCTGTGGCGTGTCTacgcagcttgtttgatgtattaTCCCTTTATCCTGAAAGAAATCCTTCAAACACATGAACTCCATCCCATTGTCACTTCTCACAATCTGAACCGCTTGACCAAACTGTTTTTCACTGTAAGCGCAAAACCTCTGTATAATTTTCTTCACTTCAGATTTTGCCAGTAATAAGTGTGTCCATACTGCTCTCGAGAAGTCGTCAACCACAGTAAGAAAATAGGCTGCACCACTCGAAGCAGGAACTCTATACGGTCCCCAAACATCCACATGAATTAACTCAAAGATCTTGCTCGTTTTATTAATACTATCATAAAAAACATCTCTTGTTTGCTTTGCTCTAAAACACACGTCACAGTGACTAGAACAAGCTTTATTTTTAACACCAGAAAGCTCAGACAAAGTAGAAAAAACCGAAACAGATGGATGTCCAAGTCTTCTATGCCACAacagttgatcctcactcccaTCAGCTTTGCAGGCACGAGCAACTCTCACATCCTTGAAGAAGTAAACCCCATCACGTTCTTCACCAGCTCCAATCAGAGTCTTCGAAGAACGGTCCTGCAAAACACAAATGGTGTCTGTGAATAAGGCAAAACAATTAGTATGCTTCAATAGTTTGGACACCGAGATAAGAGTACAGTCCAAGTTTGGTACTAGAAGCACATCTTTCAGAGATATGCGATCCGTGAGGATCATGTCACCCATTTGAGTAGACGTTGAACGTCCTCCATCCGCAAAACCAACTACACACGGTCCTGTGTTTCTAACATTCACCAGGAATGAGACGTTTCCAGTCATATGGTGTGACGCACCAGAGTCAATTATAACATCACCTATAGGCTTACCAGAAAGCTTCTCAGACTGTGTGTATGATCTCCCTTCATTGATTATCTGAGTGATAGCTTTCCATTGATCTGGTGACAAGTCTGAAGTTCCAGACCCGTGTGAGCTTGTCGCATGAGCAATGTTCGCAGTACCACGTCCACTTGCTCCCCCACGACCATAACCACTGTTGGATCTACCGCGTCCACCTCTGCTAGAACCTCTTCCTCGCCTTTCATTCATCCACTCAGGGAAGCCAATTATCTGCCAACACGTGCTCTTGTCGTGTCCTGTCTTGCCACAGTTAGAACAATTTTTCTCCACTGATCTGCTTCCATACCCTCCATTAGTGTTTTCTGATCGTGTCGCCAAACTACTAGCATCACGAGCTTCTTTTGAACTTTCTTCCAGTTGCAACTCTCTTCCTTCTTTTCTACTTGCAAAC is a genomic window of Brassica napus cultivar Da-Ae chromosome A2, Da-Ae, whole genome shotgun sequence containing:
- the LOC125581460 gene encoding uncharacterized protein LOC125581460; this translates as MAFLSRDETKPFVWSFIVDSASLSRALSLSCVESTESSGVLSSTESIGGAVGVLVVSHPLLDGIKRNQSLITRRLRVSLSHLDDTSSLSLSSTRTLLSPSPRRRRVSISLRLDSNRKVIICSCVLLSCMSLIRLLLVLISCLICFVGLILFCDGSLRRRRSSLRWLSSDQKRGSKTFFVAWKETRGRFIDQRTSISKQGKVTGEEDNKVMGLIITIKATYHVGLKRTKYVALVVMSVPATVFS